In the Engystomops pustulosus chromosome 2, aEngPut4.maternal, whole genome shotgun sequence genome, one interval contains:
- the PIGV gene encoding GPI mannosyltransferase 2 isoform X2, translating into MGWSWSNWKMWWSHDPFLQEVVRFSLWCRGITFFMQVAFNQLIPDHNADAFSPPRLGPNTLGDNIVELLFGGLGRWDAEHFLFIAEHGYVYEHNMAFFPLLPLLIGGLAQGPLLPLAGLLRLRSRLLISSAFLNCVCSTLAAVSLYLLGCVTLQSRRSAFLSALLFCMSPVSIFMASTYSESLYVLATFAGLWQLQKHRTICSSAFLSLATAARSNGLVNAGFLLHSTVKEAIQRKNYSGKLLQTIFGIVLIILPFVLFQCFCFVRSCLESDENQQIPQELVQLAIEKGYRVHKTHIPAWCSLRFPLAYSHIQSEYWDVGLFRYFKLQQLPNFLLASPVMILSICTILEYTSSNLELCRTLGLWKVQSKYTNGFYGPHVFVYVAHLAALTGFGFLCMHVQVLTRLLFSSCPVLYWFCSHVIHKNEPWILGLKRGKTVSNPALQLLLAWTSLQQGTRIILAYFFGYWVIGTALHVNFLPWT; encoded by the exons ATGGGATGGTCCTGGAGCAACTGGAAAATGTGGTGGAGCCATGACCCTTTTTTGCAGGAGGTTGTACGCTTTTCTCTTTGGTGTCGTGGCATAACTTTTTTCATGCAG GTTGCCTTCAATCAATTGATACCAGACCACAATGCTGACGCCTTTTCTCCACCAAGACTTGGGCCAAATACTCTTGGAGACAACATTGTTGAGTTGCTTTTTGGTGGTTTAGGACGGTGGGATGCGGAACACTTTCTTTTCATAGCGGAGCATGGATATGTCTACGAGCATAATATGGCTTTTTTCCCTTTACTCCCACTTCTAATTGGAGGTCTAGCACAAGGACCTCTCCTGCCGCTGGCAGGGCTGTTAAGATTACGTAGCCGATTGTTGATTTCCTCTGCCTTCCTAAACTGTGTGTGTTCTACCCTGGCAGCAGTGTCATTGTACCTACTTGGGTGTGTGACTTTACAGTCACGTCGCTCAGCGTTCCTTAGTGCCCTTCTTTTTTGTATGAGCCCAGTTTCTATCTTTATGGCATCCACCTACTCTGAGAGTCTGTATGTGCTGGCAACGTTCGCTGGCTTATGGCAGCTACAGAAGCACAGAACGATATGTAGCTCTGCATTTTTATCTCTTGCTACCGCAGCACGATCCAATGGGCTGGTTAATGCTGGCTTCTTGCTGCATTCAACAGTAAAGGAAGCGATTCAGAGGAAAAATTATAGTGGAAAGTTGTTGCAGACAATATTTGGGATTGTTTTGATTATTTTACCATTTGTTCTTttccagtgtttttgttttgtcagGTCTTGCCTTGAGTCCGATGAAAATCAACAAATACCTCAAGAACTTGTGCAGCTAGCAATAGAAAAGGGATACCGGGTGCACAAGACACATATTCCTGCTTGGTGTTCATTAAGGTTTCCTCTAGCATATTCACATATACAAAGTGAATATTGGGACGTTGGACTTTTTCGATATTTTAAGCTACAGCAGTTGCCCAACTTTCTGCTGGCTTCACCTGTTATGATATTGAGTATATGCACAATATTGGAATATACATCTTCCAATCTAGAGCTTTGTAGGACACTGGGCCTGTGGAAAGTGCAGAGTAAATACACGAATGGATTCTATGGACCTCACGTGTTTGTCTATGTGGCACATCTTGCAGCACTTACAGGCTTTGGATTCCTGTGTATGCATGTGCAG GTGCTAACAAGGCTACTTTTTTCTTCTTGCCCCGTTCTCTATTGGTTCTGCTCCCATGTGATACACAAGAATGAACCATGGATATTGGGTCTCAAGAGGGGTAAAACTGTCTCCAATCCAGCCCTACAGTTACTTTTGGCCTGGACCTCACTTCAACAAGGGACACGGATTATTCTTGCTTATTTCTTTGGATACTGGGTAATTGGGACAGCCTTACATGTGAATTTTCTCCCATGGACATAA
- the PIGV gene encoding GPI mannosyltransferase 2 isoform X1 → MKPLELLPQRGFPARSLMDNAAVTALLSTFPMFLVCPWSLLLNTDMGWSWSNWKMWWSHDPFLQEVVRFSLWCRGITFFMQVAFNQLIPDHNADAFSPPRLGPNTLGDNIVELLFGGLGRWDAEHFLFIAEHGYVYEHNMAFFPLLPLLIGGLAQGPLLPLAGLLRLRSRLLISSAFLNCVCSTLAAVSLYLLGCVTLQSRRSAFLSALLFCMSPVSIFMASTYSESLYVLATFAGLWQLQKHRTICSSAFLSLATAARSNGLVNAGFLLHSTVKEAIQRKNYSGKLLQTIFGIVLIILPFVLFQCFCFVRSCLESDENQQIPQELVQLAIEKGYRVHKTHIPAWCSLRFPLAYSHIQSEYWDVGLFRYFKLQQLPNFLLASPVMILSICTILEYTSSNLELCRTLGLWKVQSKYTNGFYGPHVFVYVAHLAALTGFGFLCMHVQVLTRLLFSSCPVLYWFCSHVIHKNEPWILGLKRGKTVSNPALQLLLAWTSLQQGTRIILAYFFGYWVIGTALHVNFLPWT, encoded by the exons ATGAAACCTTTGGAACTACTTCCACAACGTGGGTTTCCAGCCCGCAGCCTGATGGATAATGCTGCAGTTACAGCGCTGCTTTCCACCTTCCCAATG TTCCTAGTCTGTCCATGGTCTCTCCTCCTAAATACTGACATGGGATGGTCCTGGAGCAACTGGAAAATGTGGTGGAGCCATGACCCTTTTTTGCAGGAGGTTGTACGCTTTTCTCTTTGGTGTCGTGGCATAACTTTTTTCATGCAG GTTGCCTTCAATCAATTGATACCAGACCACAATGCTGACGCCTTTTCTCCACCAAGACTTGGGCCAAATACTCTTGGAGACAACATTGTTGAGTTGCTTTTTGGTGGTTTAGGACGGTGGGATGCGGAACACTTTCTTTTCATAGCGGAGCATGGATATGTCTACGAGCATAATATGGCTTTTTTCCCTTTACTCCCACTTCTAATTGGAGGTCTAGCACAAGGACCTCTCCTGCCGCTGGCAGGGCTGTTAAGATTACGTAGCCGATTGTTGATTTCCTCTGCCTTCCTAAACTGTGTGTGTTCTACCCTGGCAGCAGTGTCATTGTACCTACTTGGGTGTGTGACTTTACAGTCACGTCGCTCAGCGTTCCTTAGTGCCCTTCTTTTTTGTATGAGCCCAGTTTCTATCTTTATGGCATCCACCTACTCTGAGAGTCTGTATGTGCTGGCAACGTTCGCTGGCTTATGGCAGCTACAGAAGCACAGAACGATATGTAGCTCTGCATTTTTATCTCTTGCTACCGCAGCACGATCCAATGGGCTGGTTAATGCTGGCTTCTTGCTGCATTCAACAGTAAAGGAAGCGATTCAGAGGAAAAATTATAGTGGAAAGTTGTTGCAGACAATATTTGGGATTGTTTTGATTATTTTACCATTTGTTCTTttccagtgtttttgttttgtcagGTCTTGCCTTGAGTCCGATGAAAATCAACAAATACCTCAAGAACTTGTGCAGCTAGCAATAGAAAAGGGATACCGGGTGCACAAGACACATATTCCTGCTTGGTGTTCATTAAGGTTTCCTCTAGCATATTCACATATACAAAGTGAATATTGGGACGTTGGACTTTTTCGATATTTTAAGCTACAGCAGTTGCCCAACTTTCTGCTGGCTTCACCTGTTATGATATTGAGTATATGCACAATATTGGAATATACATCTTCCAATCTAGAGCTTTGTAGGACACTGGGCCTGTGGAAAGTGCAGAGTAAATACACGAATGGATTCTATGGACCTCACGTGTTTGTCTATGTGGCACATCTTGCAGCACTTACAGGCTTTGGATTCCTGTGTATGCATGTGCAG GTGCTAACAAGGCTACTTTTTTCTTCTTGCCCCGTTCTCTATTGGTTCTGCTCCCATGTGATACACAAGAATGAACCATGGATATTGGGTCTCAAGAGGGGTAAAACTGTCTCCAATCCAGCCCTACAGTTACTTTTGGCCTGGACCTCACTTCAACAAGGGACACGGATTATTCTTGCTTATTTCTTTGGATACTGGGTAATTGGGACAGCCTTACATGTGAATTTTCTCCCATGGACATAA